The window TTGATCTTCCTGAACTtttcttgtatttacttatatgaataaatatttccttcatttccaatagaatgtaaactccctgagttTATGaactattattcattttttctttgtaactaaCCTAGGACAGGGTCATCTGCATAGTGGacaaatcaaaatataaattgaatgaGTTCACTTTTGAAAACCTGAAGTCTCATTTATTTTGGCAACATAATCATAATAATCAGAAAACAGGAATACTAATAACTCAAAGTTGCAAAGttgcaaaataaatttcattaattaCTTTCTCTGTACAATtcttagaagaaaatattgttattcttattttgcagatgaaataaCTAAGGATCAAAGAGTTACAGCCACTTATTTGAAATCACACTCATAACAAGTCCTAGTTATCTTTGTTATATGTCCAATTCTCTTTCAATCACACCTACCAACAAATATATCAGTGAAATCCCACCCCCCTACCCCATTCGAAAAGAGTATCATGAAACAAATGGacctatgtatacacatatatctttacCTGTTTCTTACCTAACCATGTTCTTTAGGTATGTAGGGTTTGTAGTGAGATTTCAGGATATATGATATAACCTGTAGTAGATCAGAATTTACTTACTAATATGCAGCAATAATGCTTCATGCATATAGCTCATGCCTTTATATGGCACTATAAGAGACCATAAACATGAAAATCTAAATAAGGAATGAATATgagaggaaacaaagaaacagagagataatggggagagagaaagggaagagagaaaaaacagagagacagagacagacagagagagaaaaaaagagaaacagatagatagagatgATTTAAAGGCTCATGTAAAATTGAAATCAGTCAGCTATAGCAAGAGAATAGATAGACCCCTTTGAAATGAgctagaaattaaaaattataattaaattttttttacagtgaAACCAAGAACAGCAATGGTACCTATTGATGCAAGAAGACGATAACTTTAGGCTCCAAGGAATTACCTTTTCGTGGTAGCATCATGTTTATATTGAGTTGAGTAgcatttgggatataagcccttgAGCACCTTAATGCCAAATGTTGTCTACATAATTAAAATGCCATTTGAAATCTTCTGGGATTGAGAAAATTACAAACATGCAGATGAGTTGTGTGAGAAGTTCTCTAAATTCTCAAAggccttcatttatttttctttgtttatgtttATCCAAGATTTTTATAAAGTGAAAAATGACATAGTAAAGCTCTCAAAAATTGTTCTGGgaggaggtggagccaagatggcagagtaaaggcaggaacttgcccaaagtcacccccaaattgctccaaattcctttaaataatgactaaacaaattttagaatatcaTTACACctaaaaagatggagtagaacattttccagttgaAGGTAACAGCTCAACAGAAAAGGTCCATGGCAACAAGATGAGAGTCCAGCATGCAGACCCAGTGCAGGCCACAGAGCACAGCTCCTGGCCCTACCCAGGCCCCAGTCCAGACCCAGCCCTGGTGCAGCCCATGTCAACTaagcaggacctctgaatcagcagcagtgctgagGCTTCCAGACTTTTCAGCCCAGAAACACCAAAGAGGACTTGGAagttcaccagaaaaggtctatggCAACAGGCTGGAGCCCAGCATGCAGTCCCACCACAGGCTGCACCAGAGCAACCCTAAACCCATCCCCAGCTCCAGCCCTAGGGTTAGCAAGACAGGACCTCTGAATTGGCAGTGTTAGAGGCTTCTAGACCTCTCAGCAGGGACACCAGGGAAGACTTGGAAGGTCACCAGAGAGGGTCTGTGACAGCAGAGTGGGAACTGGGCATGCAATCCCTGTGAAGGCACAGCCCCTGCCCTAGCCCTGGCTCCTACATCAGCAGATCAGGCTTCTGTTCCTTTAGCAccctagatcttacagctacagtggggctGGGACACTCCTGACAATTCTAGGGCAcgaaagagtgcttgtggttaagtctctagaaggatctctgaaaacagctgcacaaaatccctgaagcttgggacagtgtaccCTCTAGAAACAGAGTCTTATTTTCTAAAAGTTAAAATAGTCTAggaaaatagacaacaaaaaatgtttttgactgtagaaagttattatggtgacaagaaagttcaaaacatactcagaagataataataaagtaaaaactacTTCAACCAAagtttctaagaaaaataagaactaggctcaggccatgaaagagctcaaagaggattttgaaaatcaagtaagagagagagaagaaaaattaggaagagaattgtGAGTggcacaaaagaaaatacaaaaagctaatgaggagaagagtgctttaaaaagcaaaactggctaattgagctcactgaagaaaataatcccataaaaattagaactgagcatggaagctaatgactttatgagaaatcaagatacaataaagcaaaaccaaaaataaggaaaaaataaaaaaaaaactgaaatatctcattggaaaaacaactgacctggagaATAGAGCCAacgagaatttaaaaattattggtctacctgaaaatcatgattaaaaaaaaaagaacttagacatcatctctcaagaaattatcaagtagACATGTTATAATATTCTAGCTTTAAAGGGTAACATAGAAATTGAAAAACACCTACTGATCAGATATCCCAAAaggaaaactctcaggaatattatagccagatATCCAACTCCAAGATCAAagggaaaatactgcaagcatccagaaagaaataattcaagtataaaTGGAACTGCAGGCAGGAAATcataagatttagcaacttctacaatAGGGGAATGGAAGATGATATTTCACAgagcaaaagagctaggattaccaCCTAGAATCATCTACTCtggaaaaactgagtataatctttcaaaggaaaaggtaaaattcaatgaaataaaggattttcaaacatttgtgatgaaaagaccagagatggaaaatttgattttcagataCAGGACTCTGGGGAAGCATAAGGAGAtgatcaggaaagtgatatcataagggactttaaaaagtttatctgtttacattcctatatgggaggaTTATAACTTGTAACTTATTAGATCTTTCTCATTATGGCAGTTTGAAGGAATATATAAATAAGGCACCAGTGAGttaaatatgaaaggataatatcttgTGAAATAtagggggagagagaaatggattgggaaaaagggagagaagtggaatggttttaattatttgccataaaaaagagggaagaaaaagtttttacaatggaggggaagaagaggagagggtaaatgagtgaattttactctcatcagaattggcttaaagagaaaatgacatacacactcaatatggctATAgtaatctatcttaccctacaggatAATAGGAGAGAAATGGGATACAGGAAGTGGaaaggatgataaaagagaggacatatAAGGGGAGGGAGAGGTTAGTAGCAAATCACTTTTGAGAATGGactgggagaaagaagagagaaaacagaattaaTAGGGGAAAatgcagttagcaatagtaattgtaagaAGCATTTTGAAGCAAGgttctctgataaggccttattTCTTAAACATAGAGAGCAAATTAGTAAAATTTAGTAAAATAAGAGCCATGTTCCAACtgataaaagatcaaaagatatgatctatgcccaaagggctataaattcaggccaaatcctttgacctaataatatcACTATTTGGCATGAATaccaagatatttttttaaagggaggaggggggggaagtgacctatatgtacaaaaaagttTGCAACAGCTCTCTTCtaaagcaaagaattagaaaataagggcatgcccatcaattgggaagtggctgaataaattgtgatatatgattgtcatggaatattgttctatgggaagtgATGAGCAGAATGTTCTTGTGGGAAAAAACCCagatgaattcaagcaaagtgaaatgtactgtgtacaaagtaatagcaatgtccTGGGATTACCAGTTgcaaatgactttgctattctcagcagtacaataatccaggactactctgaaggatttatgatgaaaaaatactgttgtatctgaatatagattgaatcatactctctcttttttaaactttatttttcatgaaggtttttttttatgggggtagaagatctatgttttctttcacaacatgatttttatggaaacatttttgtataacttcaattcaacaaatatcaaataagaattttttttgaaaatctggGATTACTATGTCACAACTGTGGTTATAGCAGTATTCACTGGGTGAAAAAAATTGTTCCTCATCATCTCACCAGATTAATTGTGATCAGGCCATAATTCATACTGATTACACATATACAAAACTGAAGGTGAAAGAGCAACTATGAAAGTCAGTTTAGTAGAAATCACAGATCTTGGAGCAAATGTAGTATGCATGGTGAGGTCAATCATTCATGTGTGAAGGCAGTATTGACAATCTTTTCAAGGCTTCTAATAAAATATCACTGGACTATAAGAACATTTATGATATATGAGACAGATTTGCCATAGGATAGTTGATATATGTTGTGAGTCAATTGAGGGCCCCAAATAAGGAGATAAAGTTCATTTACTCCCTGGTCATGAAAGGGAAAAGTACTGGAGCTTGATAAGATGATTTAGTCTTGTGCCCTCTGCCTTTGAAACAGACCATCTAGAAAGGATTTCCTTGCAAAAATTTTCAGGTGTATTAACCTATTTGAACGGGACCAGGTAAAGATTTcttcaaaaagtctatgagatggagTGGGTCAGACCCTAGCTctaagtttcaggaagtcacatgatccctattctcagGGGTCTGTAGGGCAGAAAAGGTCAGACCCTAGAtctaagcttcaggaagttaCATGACCCACAGGCAGTAGACAGCATTCCTGACTATtggtcaatggttacttccttttcagcACATGCAATGaatgaactcaagtcttttgctatttaaccaaatTCACTAATTCTGGCTTGCTAGGTCAAGCTGCGAGATGGGAGCTGAAAGCCTCTGTATCTGCCTGGCTGGTATGTTTGGACTTCTCTTTGCAAGGATCAAAGAAATGCTTCTTCTATGTATTTGAAAATtcctctgagtagtcaatttgggtaaggGGGTCTAGCATCCATCCCACACATCCCATCACAGAACTCTTTAGGACCAGTTAGAGCTTGGGTAATCAATTACTTTATACCTCAGTGTTATATTGTATTTTGCtttcatatattaaataaaattttatttggaatgATTTATTTTGGAAGAAGAGTCAAGTTAAGAAGGAAATCCAGAAGGAGGCTCCAATTGACTAGAAATTGGTCCTAGGCTAAGACCCAATTGATCATTATTTGggtcagattgaatgtaaataacagtcatttcttctttggccagaaaccctaagggtcttcccctcccagatttatttattggttaattaaaaaaaattttttttgactaggtaaaagaggagattctttgcctccattgctacttagccttaatcactgaatgggtgtggcctcagtcaaactgagatctgctAAAGACTTGAAGCTTAGAAAGGTCAAGATCTGccatttcatccagggtcatgttcagtcatcttgatttgtatcttgccactgaacccagatggtgCTGGAGGAGAAAATGTAACAGGTgcccttgcccagccctccctcacttaaatccaattcacttgcacgtcattgtatcacctccctgatgtcatggcatTCTTAGAGAAGCAAGGACCAACAACATGTGAAGCTTAAAAAGTCATTCAGGAAGTTGATTAGATTCAAAGGTGTTATGCCAGATGTAGCATCCTTTcattatagaaaatatttcaataatatttcaaaatttggGAATCTTTCATTTCTTACTCTTGAGTCATATTTCCTAatacatttttcattcttctcacCTAGGCTTACCTTTATACTGAAAcaacttaattttaatttagatggtcttattgagttattttgaatattatactattttatcattttttggtaagaaattttcctcaatttcatgtaaaatctttaactttttaaaatttgaattcccctttttctcttccttcttttcctcttccctgattgagaaggcaagcaatttgatataaataatGCATttgcagttatgcaaaacattttcatattagccatgtttcaGAAGAAagtgaagaccaaaaaaaaaaaaaaaaaaaaggatgataaagaaagtaaaaaagtgggctttgatttgcattcagactccaacagttctttttctggaggtggacagcagttttcatcataagttcttcagaattgtcttggatcattgtatttttgttttgttttgttttgttttaccaaggcacttggggttaagtgacttttacagagtcacatagctaggaaaaaGACAgcataagtatctgagactgaatttgaactcaggtcctcctgacttcagacccaatgctctatccactgcttgaCCTAGCTACCTCATTGTATAGTTTAggatagcaaagtcattcactgTTGTTCATTATTACATTACATATTACATTACTCtgtatgttctcctggttctgctcacttactttaaatcagttcatgtaagccttccAAGTATTTTCTGTAATCACcctgttcttcatttcttagaacacactagtattccatcacaattcaATACCAcatcttatttagtcattccctaattaataggcattccctcaatttccaattctttgacagcACAAAAAacctgatataaatatttttgtacttatatgtccttttccttttcctttatggcTTTGGGGTTTGAgggtacagacctagtaatgataATGCTGAGTATAGACAATTTTATATGTCCTTAaagggcctagttccaaattgctctttggATTAAGTCTCCCAATAATACATTAGTGTTTCAAATTTCCTGCATtcactccaacatttgtcatttttcttttctttcagaatattCTATCTGATAACTGTGAAGTGGTAACTCAAAGGggcataatttgcatttctcaatcaatagggatttagaggggttttttcatattatatttatcataaatagttttgatttcttcttctgaaaactgtctgctCACATCCTtggaccatttgtcaattgggaaatgactctcCAATCTTATGAATTTGACTAAGTTCTCTCTTTTAAGTATGATCTGGGAAGAAGCTTTTACTTGTTATGATTTCAGTTGGTGGTAAGAACATAGCCCATTCAAGCTTTTCCCAcaagttataaagagaaaaaaattgttgtaCTTTTAGCATGCAACATATGTGCTTACAAAGAAAAGTCTGAACTTAACATTCAAATGATTCCAATAAATTCTATTCAATAATATTATTTCTCCTAGTTAAGAAGTgtctcagtgattttttttaaatgactctttaaaattttttttcatgctttcttctagcatttctccctcttcatcccTTATGAAGAGCTAGCCCAtaggaaaaagaatatatttttcagGTGTACTATGCCATAAAGTGGGTCATTGATAAAAGGAAAGTCCCCACATACACCTAAATATTAATAGCACCATTTTTGTGGTAAGAAGGAACTAGAAACAAAGCAGACAGCAAGTGactgggaatggctaaacaaattatggcacatgAACACGATAGAATatgattgtgctataagaaatgataaatataattaatataagaacaaagcaaaaaaatgatTTGATCTTACAAAATAATGATAGTAGAGCCAAGAATACACCTCACACAATGACATAGCAATGTAAAGTGAAACAATAACCCTCCATTCAATAGAAAATAAGTGTTGCAAGATTCCAAAAAAATAATCATGGACCCAAAGAAGAACAATAAGATCCCTCTTTACACACTCTTTTTGGAGGTGGCAAATCCATGTTTATAGAAGATTACATGTATTTTCAGGTCTTTGCAACCAAcatttaaatttacaaatttaactcatcaaaatgaaaatatatcttttctaaaGCTTGATTATTGTAATCACTTAATCCTAACTATTACATCCAAAGAATATTAGACCCTTAAAATAagggaatgtttcattttccccttGCATACCCAAAACATATTATATTGCCTAGGACATAGTATGTATTTGATAAACAGTTGTATTGAGTTCATGAAAAGCAATGGTTCCTATTCATCACTTTTTTCAGAGCCCCTTTCACTTCATTATTCCTTAGACTGTAGATCAAAGGGTTCAACATGGGGATCAATACAATGTAGAAAACAGACACCACTTTATTCTGATCTGTTGAGTAGCTGGACTTAGGCATCacataaatgaatgtaatggtgCCATAGAAGAGAATAACTGCTGTGAGGTGGGAAGTACAAGTTGAGAAAGTTTTGGATCTTCCCTCAGTGGATTTTATCTTCAGGACAGAGAAAAGGATGTATACATAAGAGACTGTGATAATTAGCACTGTGATCAAAATTATTGACCCAGCAGAGGCAGCAGGAAGAATTTCAGCAAGATCATCTTGGTAGTTAGAAAGTTTCAAAAGTGGTGCATAATCACAAAAAAAGTGATTGATCTTATTGGATTGACAGAAGGACCGATTCAATAAGCAACCAATGAAAATCCAAGAATTCACAGAACCACCCATATAGGATGCTATGAGTAACAGAGTGCAAACCTTAGGGGACATGTTGGTGGAGTAGAGTAGGGGGTTACAGATGGCCACATACCGATCATAGGCCATCACAGCCAGCAGGAAGCACTCAGCTGTCCCATAAATGACTCCAAAGCACAATTGGGCCACACAGCCTCCAAGAGGAATTATGGTTCTGTCTTCAACAAAGCTCTTGAGCATAATAGGTGTGACAGATGAGGAATATCCTATATCCACAAATGCCAAGTGGCTGAGGAAAAGGTACATTGGAGTGTGAAGTTGGGAGCTATTTCTGATCAATATGATTATGCTAAGGTTACTGATTAAGGTGACAGCATAGACACCCAGAAATATCACAAAGAGGACTACACGAAGGGTTGGATCATCTGTTAATCCcaaaataatgaattcagttaCAGTAGTGCAGTTATTGCCAGACATCTGTCTTGGAAAGTATGCCtattagaaagaagagaaggagattaaaataaaaatacagagttAAGCCTTAGATATGTTTATTAATGTATTCAGGACACATTCACTGGCCACCTGTTATATTACTATCTTATTTTCATCCGTTACTCCTATGCATTATGGCAGGGTGCCTATGAAGAAAGCAGATGTGAATATATTTGTTACCTCCAAATTTTTTAGCCATTATATCAAAAGCCCATACTGTATGATTTGCACTGAAAATATGGAAAAGTGTGTAGTAATGAAGAGGATTCTTTAATCACATCATGGGAACCTTTCTTAAATATATGCAGAGATTATATCCAAAATGTGAAAATGCTGTTCCTTGGCAGAACTGCCAAAGCTGTTCTGCCAAGGAACCaccatttttttcctacttgatggtactttatttttttcaatgaaatttgAAGATACAGTTTCAACCTTTACTTTTATATgactttgagttccaatttttttctcctttctctggcTCCTTTCTAAGATctcaaacaatctgatataggttatacatgtacattcagaTTACATTcacattaatcatattgtgaaaaaagaatcagaacaaaaaggggaaaccataaaaaagtgaaaacagtatgcctCAATCTATGTTCAGGccccattgttctttctctggatttagatagcattttccatcatgagtcttgcGTAAATATCTTAGACCAGAGTGTTGCTAAGgagaactaagtctatcaaagtttgttggaatctttacaaagtgttaagccattggagttgatttgatcttagaaagagatattttgggccagaacttgaaacaaggtactaagtggaactgatagaaacaatggttaaatttagtttagcattgatttaatcctacaacaaataatggtttcccagtgatataaggatgggtgtgtactcagtgcacaacatataagcaagaagctctcagggccagaggagactctggaagaaagcctacaagccctatcttcgaggcaagagagattcatcgtatcttctacctttgtgctggctggagactgaagaaagcagaggcaaaagccaaggacaaagctgcaagagctcaagcagagagttaggcctcaactaaccgggctattttggaaggaaaaataaacgtttgcatttttaccagctggctgcgattttggagtaattatttattttaactgaaactaagcttgcctccagaaaacctttaCAAAAGTTGATCATTGCAAAATGTTATCGATGCCATGCTGGACTCCTCCTGTTCCTTATTTTTTATagcccaataatattccattacaattatataccacaatttgttcatccatttcccagtggatgggcatcccctcaatctccaattctttgtcatcacaaaaagagctgctacaaatatttttgtacatgtgtgtctttttgcctttttatgctctttggaatacagaactAGAAATGGTATTGCTgtatcaaagcatatgcacagttttatagcattttgagcatagttccaaattgctctccagaattttcatcactattttaaaattatttaatagctttttattgttccaaatacatgcacagatagtttGCAACATccacttttgtaaaaccttgtgttccaaattttttccccaactttcctcctccctccctctctaagatagcaagcaaaccaaatataggctaaacatgtgcagttcttctaaacatatttccatattcattatgctgaacaagaaaaatcagatcaaaaggtgaaagaaaaaacaggattaaaaaaaaaaaaacaagcaaaccacCAACCaccaacaaaagatgaaaatacttatgccttgacccacattcagtctccatagttctctttctggatacaaatgATTCTTCCCATCATAAGTtaattgaaattgccttgaatagtcacattattgaaaagagccaagtccatcacagttaacgtcatagtcttgttgctgtatacaatgttctcttggttctactccacttagcatcagtttatatgtctttccagacttttctgaaatcagccctgctcattatttctcatattccaataatattccattatatttatatcccataatttattcagctattccacaGCTGATGaccacccactcagtttccagttctttgccaccacaaaaagggctgttac of the Sarcophilus harrisii chromosome 6, mSarHar1.11, whole genome shotgun sequence genome contains:
- the LOC100934287 gene encoding olfactory receptor 508-like translates to MSGNNCTTVTEFIILGLTDDPTLRVVLFVIFLGVYAVTLISNLSIIILIRNSSQLHTPMYLFLSHLAFVDIGYSSSVTPIMLKSFVEDRTIIPLGGCVAQLCFGVIYGTAECFLLAVMAYDRYVAICNPLLYSTNMSPKVCTLLLIASYMGGSVNSWIFIGCLLNRSFCQSNKINHFFCDYAPLLKLSNYQDDLAEILPAASAGSIILITVLIITVSYVYILFSVLKIKSTEGRSKTFSTCTSHLTAVILFYGTITFIYVMPKSSYSTDQNKVVSVFYIVLIPMLNPLIYSLRNNEVKGALKKVMNRNHCFS